One Octopus bimaculoides isolate UCB-OBI-ISO-001 chromosome 16, ASM119413v2, whole genome shotgun sequence genomic window, NNNNNNNNNNNNNNNNNNNNNNNNNNNNNNNNNNNNNNNNNNNNNNNNNNNNNNNNNNNNNNNNNNNNNNNNNNNNNNNNNNNNNNNNNNNNNNNNNNNNNNNNNNNNNNNNNNNNNNNNNNNNNNNNNNNNNNNNNNNNNNNNNNNNNNNNNNNNNNNNNNNNNNNNNNNNNNNNNNNNNNNNNNNNNNNNNNNNNNNNNNNNNNNNNNNNNNNNNNNNNNNNNNNNNNNNNNNNNNNNNNNNNNNNNNNNNNNNNNNNNNNNNNNNNNNNNNNNNNNNNNNNNNNNNNNNNNNNNNNNNNNNNNNNNNNNNNNNNNNNNNNNNNNNNNNNNNNNNNNNNNNNNNNNNNNNNNNNNNNNNNNNNNNNNNNNNNNNNNNNNNNNNNNNNNNNNNNNNNNNNNNNNNNNNNNNNNNNNNNNNNNNNNNNNNNNNNNNNNNNcttgtgagtggatttggtagacggaaactgaaagaagcccctcctatatatatatatatatatatatatatataggagtggctctgtggttagtagctgccagatcagattggagcctggtgtcgcctcctgctccaccagtcctctgtcaaatcgtccaacccatgctagcatgggaagcggacgttaaacgatgatgatgatgatgatgatgttattaaatcttgaaattagaattaaaagCGATACTTACTCAGGTCTGTGTTTCTCAAGTACACAATATGCTGCGAGTCCAAATTGCTGAATAAGTTTATAGACCCATCTTTGCAGAGGGGTTTCGtctgaaatgaatgaaaagcacCAACAGTTTTTAAATTATTTCCTGTCGAGGAATAATTCTTGGATATCGTTACATTTATCAAAACTTGAAACATCGAAAAaattaaccttaaccctaaacctcTAACCCTAACCTTCTAACTCTAACCCTCTAACCCAAACCCTCTAACCCAAACCCGAAcactttaaccctaaccctaaccctctaaccttaaccctaaccctaaccctctaaCCCTAACACTGACCCATCTTTGCAGAGGGGTTTCGtctgaaatgaatgaaaagcacAACAGTTTTTAAATTATTTCCTGTCGAGGAATAATTCTTGGATATCGTTACATTTATCAAAACCTGAAACATCGaaaaaattaaccctaaccctaatcctaaatctgactaactctaaccctaacgttaaccctctaaccctaaccctaaccctctaaCCCTAACACTGACCCATCTTTGCAGAGGGGTTTCGtctgaaatgaatgaaaagcacAACAGTTTTTAAATTATNNNNNNNNNNNNNNNNNNNNNNNNNNNNNNNNNNNNNNNNNNNNNNNNNNNNNNNNNNNNNNNNNNNNNNNNNNNNNNNNNNNNNNNNNNNNNNNNNNNNNNNNNNNNNNNNNNNNNNNNNNNNNNNNNNNNNNNNNNNNNNNNNNNNNNNNNNNNNNNNNNNNNNNNNNNNNNNNNNNNNNNNNNNNNNNNNNNNNNNNNNNNNNatatatacatatatatatatatatatataggtgtaggagtggctgtgtgttaagtagcttgcttaccaaccacatggttccgggttcagtcccactgcatggcaccttgggcaagtgtcttctactatagactcggggcagaccaaagccatgtgagtggatttggtagacggaaactgaaaggaagcccttcgaatatatgcattgtgtggtaagtagcttgcttaccaaccacatggttctgggttcactcccactgcatggcaccttgggcaagtgtcttctactatagcctcggggccgaccaaagccttgtgagtggattcggtagatggaaactgaaagaagcctttcggaCATACTTACTTTCCGTAGACAAATGGTTTGAGTCCAAGATGTATTCCGGACATCGTACACAAATATCGAATTCTCAGCATAGCATAACAAATATGGATGGTTGATGGCTGTGAAAAGAAGGGGTTGGAAAAAGTCAACATGGTaatgtgattggatttggtagatggaaactgaaagaagcccctcatatatatatatatatatatatatatataacttgcttaccaaccacatggttccgggttcagtcccactgtgtggcaccttgagcaagtgtcttctactatagccccgggccgaccaaagccttgtgagtggatttggcagatggaaactgaaagaagccccacatatatatatgtatatatatattacaaagcacatggttctgggttcagtcccacagcgtggcaccttgggcaagtgtcttctactatagcctcggggccgaccaaagccttgtgagtggatttggtagacggaaactgaaagcccctcctatatatatatatatatatatatatatatatatatatatatatatatatatatatatatatattgatgcgacgACCGAAAATACAGTTGgcattatatccctatctcccgggctgggttttgaacccgtactctggtcagttggggagaatggtatttcctttgtcttgtcggCAACCACACctatttttagcgtagctgcGCGTTTCTGGTCAGCTAAAGTTCAAAAGCAGTGAGCAGAGAATTTTGGCCAGTGGAGCGGTAGCAGCCAGCGGAGGCAGTTGGGTTGTAGCAGTCGTCCGAAGCAGTTGGGGGACAGCAGTTTGCCCGTGGAGATGAAGCAGTTGtacagagatgaagaaagaagaattataagtctgacagagaaagttatggtCAGCAGAAACGCATAgagtcccagagagagagagagagagagggacagagagatgaaGCAGTTGtacagagatgaagaaagaagaattataagtCTGACAGAGAAANNNNNNNNNNNNNNNNNNNNNNNNNNNNNNNNNNNNNNNNNNNNNNNNNNNNNNNNNNNNNNNNNNNNNNNNNNNNNNNNNNNNNNNNNNNNNNNNNNNNNNNNNNNNNNNNNNNNNNNNNNNNNNNNNNNNNNNNNNNNNNNNNNNNNNNNNNNNNNNNNNNNNNNNNNNNNNNNNNNNNNNNNNNNNNNNNNNNNNNNNNNNNNNNNNNNNNNNNNNNNNNNNNNNNNNNNNNNNNNNNNNNNNNNNNNNNNNNNNNNNNNNNNNNNNNNNNNNNNNNNNNNNNNNNNNNNNNNNNNNNNNNNNNNNNNNNNNNNNNNNNNNNNNNNNNNNNNNNNNNNNNNNNNNNNNNNNNNNNNNNNNNNNNNNNNNNNNNNNNNNNNNNNNNNNNNNNNNNNNNNNNNNNNNNNNNNNNNNNNNNNNNNNNNNNNNNNNNNNNNNNNNNNNNNNNNNNNNNNNNNNNNNNNNNNNNNNNNNNNNNNNNNNNNNNNNNNNNNNNNNNNNNNNNNNNNNNNNNNNNNNNNNNNNNNNNNNNNNNNNNNNNNNNNNNNNNNNNNNNNNNNNNNNNNNNNNNNNNNNNNNNNNNNNNNNNNNNNNNNNNNNNNNNNNNNNNNNNNNNNNNNNNNNNNNNNNNNNNNNNNNNNNNNNNNNNNNNNNNNNNNNNNNNNNNNNNNNNNNNNNNNNNNNNNNNNNNNNNNNNNNNNNNNNNNtatatatatatatatatatatatatatatacatagcttgcttaccaaccacatggtccagggttcagtcccactgcctggcaccttgggcaagtgtcttctactatagcctcgggccaaccaaagccttgtgagtggatttgctctGACTAaaaggcgctgccccagcatggccacagtcaaaagactgagaACAAGTCAAAGAGGTTAATACTTACTAATCGCGTGAGGTGGTGAAGGCCACATAATCTCTTGGTTCCTGCTCCGCTTCCCGTTATTATCGACATACACGCCCAAAactgaaagagggagagaataaaaagaccccttataataaattttaaaggATTAGCGTCGATTTAACCTTATACCGGAACAGTCGTGTCTTATTCCTTTGAAGGGCTGGGGTTAGGTacagggttttagagttagggttagggatttAGAATTAGGGTTTTAGGGTGAGGGTTAAGGATTTAGAATTAGGGTcttagggtgagggttagggttttagggccGGGGTTAGgtatagggttttagagttagggctagggttttagAGTTTGTGTTTTAGGGTGAGAgtaaggttagggttttaaggtcagggttttagggttaggattacggttagggtgaGGTATAGGGTTTTAGGgctggggttagggttaggtatagggttttagagttagggttagggtcttagGATTACGGTTAAGGTTAGGTATAGGGTTTTAGGGCCGGGGTTAGgtatagggttttagagttagggttagggttttagggctgAGGTTAGGTATAGGGtcttagagttagggttagggctttaggattacggttagggtaaGGTATAGGGTTTTAGGGCTGAGGTTAGGTATAGGGTtttagaattagggttagggttgtagGGCCGGGGTTAGGTATAGGGTTTTAGGGTAATgtatagggttttagagttagggttagggttttagggatGAGGTTAGgtatagggttttagagttagggttagagttttaggattatggttagggttaggtataGGGTTTTAGGGCCGGGGTTAGGTATAGGGTTTTCGGGCCAAGGTTAGgtatagggttttagagttaggattagggtcaggtatagggttttagggttagggttaggtctaGGGTTTTAGGGCCGGGGTTAGGTAtaaggttttagagttagggttagggttttagggccaGGGTTAAGTAcaaggttttagagttagggttagggttttagggttaggtatagggttttagagttagggttagggtcttaggattacggttagggttaggtataaggttttagagttagggttgggtatagggttttagggtgagaattagagttttagggttaaggatagggttttagagttagggatGGGGTTTTAGGGTTTAACAGTTACGCTTTTAGGGGGAGGGTTTAGATTTAGTGTTAGGTATAGGGTTTTAGGGCCAGGGTTAGatatagggttttagagttagggttagggttttagggccGAGGTTAGGTATAGGGTTTTAGagtcccccaagacacctgaagaaggctggagggtatatcagccgaaatgttaacaacagacaagatgaagtgaaatatccatcaaatgtaaacatTGTACATGATTCCTGATCTCTTAAATAGAGAactgtatttcaattttgtttaatgtttaaataaaaaagatgAGAAGGGGATACTAACCGTTGAAGACCAACAGGTATTCCTTGTGCGACATCTCGACCGCAGCTAATGCGTCGACAGGGGTTTGGTGTAGAAACTTCAGGGTAACATCGTCAGCGTTGACAAGAGCTGTCGAGAGAAGGGCAAATAGAATTAAACactatttcaaaatgtaatttttctttcggAAAGTTACTTCTTCTGCAGTAACTAATATTAAGTGTCTTTGGGCCgcgactgctgaagacatgcgtaagctcgtaAGGAATggagccagtatgctccgatggatgtgtaatgtcaatgtgaatacccgtcagagtgtaagtatcttgagagaaaagctgaacataagaagcatcagttgtggtgtgcaagagagacgattgcgttggtatggacatgtggtgagaatggaggaggatagctgcgtgaaaaattgccacaccctaacagttgagggaacccgtggaagaggtaggcccaggaagacctgggctgaggtggtgaggcaagaccttcgaacattgggcctcaccgaggcgatgactactgaccgagacctttggaaatgtgctgtgcgtgagaagacccgccaagccaagtgagatcgttgccagtgcccctggactggctcttgtgcgagtggcacataagatgcaccattttgagcgtggccattgccagttccacctgactggccttcgtgccggtggcacataaaagcacccactacactctgagtggttggcgttaggaagagcatcgaactgtagaaactctggcaaatcagattggagcctggtgtagccatctggtttcaccagtcaaatcgtccaacccatgctagcatggaaagcggacgttaaacgacaatgataatgatgatgatgatgatgatgaagattgctTCCCAGCAACAATGATTTCAAGGTCTTCCCAGAAACATCTTGTTCACCACTGGGAAATGTGGGCATTATTGTCCCAGGTGACGGCCAATCCAGCATGGATTTTTGGCTTGtcattaaagcaaaaaaaaaaaaaaaaagggtgaaaaaTTTTCAGGTTTACTTACTCATAGGGGCTCCATCTCCTTGTACACTATAAATCGCAAAGCATGATGGGTAACCAACGCAAAGGCGTTCGTTCATCATTTCCAGAAACTGAACACACCCTGGGACTTGTACATCTTTTAGTTTGTGTTGCCGTTGTTTCGTTTTTGTGATTTCGTAGACCTGGATGGTGCGTTTGATTGCTACACATAAGCAAGATGTGGACCCTTGCCGAATTAATCCAGTACAAAATAAGTGGCATCCTTTCGTTTCGGTTATTTTAATGGGGTCGTTTTCCAACCAGCCCTGGGCCGACATCTGGAGCAGTTTCACATGGCGTTGTTTACCTGAGTggaagacaaaatcaaaaattctGTGCAagacaaattttaacattttaaaaattttgggatttgaaatttcaaatctgaAATCGTAATTCAACCGTaatcaatgactggcacccatgctaacccctccttcattggaaactaaACTCTGTACTGGCACCCaagccaacctctccttcattggacactaaactctgtactggtacccatgccaaccNNNNNNNNNNNNNNNNNNNNNNNNNNNNNNNNNNNNNNNNNNNNNNNNNNNNNNNNNNNNNNNNNNNNNNNNNNNNNNNNNNNNNNNNNNNNNNNNNNNNNNNNNNNNNNNNNNNNNNNNNNNNNNNNNNNNNNNNNNNNNNNNNNNNNNNNNNNNNNNNNNNNNNNNNNNNNNNNNNNNNNNNNNNNNNNNNNNNNNNNNNNNNNNNNNNNNNNNNNNNNNNNNNNNNNNNNNNNNNNNNNNNNNNNNNNNNNNNNNNNNNNNNNNNNNNNNNNNNNNNNNNNNNNNNNNNNNNNNNNNNNNNNNNNNNNNNNNNNNNNNNNNNNNNNNNNNNNNNNNNNNNNNNNNNNNNNNNNNNNNNNNNNNNNNNNNNNNNNNNNNNNNNNNNNNNNNNNNNNNNNNNNNNNNNNNNNNNNNNNNNNNNNNNNNNNNNNNNNNNNNNNNNNNNNNNNNNNNNNNNNNNNNNNNNNNNNNNNNNNNNNNNNNNNNNNNNNNNNNNNNNNNNNNNNNNNNNNNNNNNNNNNNNNNNNNNNNNNNNNNNNNNNNNNNNNNNNNNNNNNNNNNNNNNNNNNNNNNNNNNNNNNNNNNNNNNNNNNNNNNNNNNNNNNNNNNNNNNNNNNNNNNNNNNNNNNNNNNNNNNNNNNNNNNNNNNNNNNNNNNNNNNNNNNNNNNNNNNNNNNNNNNNNNNNNNNNNNNNNNNNNNNNNNNNNNNNNNNNNNNNNNNNNNNNNNNNNNNNNNNNNNNNNNNNNNNNNNNNNNNNNNNNNNNNNNNNNNNNNNNNNNNNNNNNNNNNNNNNNNNNNNNNNNNNNNNNNNNNNNNNNNNNNNNNNNNNNNNNNNNNNNNNNNNNNNNNNNNNNNNNNNNNNNNNNNNNNNNNNNNNNNNNNNNNNNNNNNNNNNNNNNNNNNNNNNNNNNNNNNNNNNNNNNNNNNNNNNNNNNNNNNNNNNNNNNNNNNNNNNNNNNNNNNNNNNNNNNNNNNNNNNNNNNNNNNNNNNNNNNNNNNNNNNNNNNNNNNNNNNNNNNNNNNNNNNNNNNNNNNNNNNNNNNNNNNNNNNNNNNNNNNNNNNNNNNNNNNNNNNNNNNNNNNNNNNNNNNNNNNNNNNNNNNNNNNNNNNNNNNNNNNNNNNNNNNNNNNNNNNNNNNNNNNNNNNNNNNNNNNNNTAAACTCtgtactggcacccatgccaacccctccttcattggacactaaactctgtactggcacccatgccaacctctccttcat contains:
- the LOC106880417 gene encoding serine/threonine-protein kinase MRCK alpha, whose product is MRDEDFSVSAVLPSDVIHANKKDIPCIFRVTTRGLNPAFPHSVLILADNENERQRWVSSLLELQKHLKKSKLYTKMPFQTQEIYDNSMSLVKNTNSAVVLDATKLLIGAEDGLYIAELTKDVFTRIGDKSDKKAVYQMELIAEEQLVAFISGKQRHVKLLQMSAQGWLENDPIKITETKGCHLFCTGLIRQGSTSCLCVAIKRTIQVYEITKTKQRQHKLKDVQVPGCVQFLEMMNERLCVGYPSCFAIYSVQGDGAPMTLVNADDVTLKFLHQTPVDALAAVEMSHKEYLLVFNVLGVYVDNNGKRSRNQEIMWPSPPHAITINHPYLLCYAENSIFVYDVRNTSWTQTICLRKTKPLCKDGSINLFSNLDSQHIVYLRNTDLSEEQAILPDLSAFRQASRTKRRYSFKTRDDDRVSKGSERRSRDISAPFSFSHVAHMRPDQVLPAPAVANL